The following DNA comes from Triticum aestivum cultivar Chinese Spring chromosome 3D, IWGSC CS RefSeq v2.1, whole genome shotgun sequence.
TGGCCATCTTTCCCTCGACGTACTGAGCGAATTTCACCCTTGGGCCCTGAATTCATCCAAAGACACAATTGTTTAGTTAAACCGACTCCGGCAAGTTCTCATGCCAAACCGTTGCACAAGGTAGGGAGGCCACTCACAGGAATTTTGCAGTGAGAGTTGAGCTCAGCCAGCATCTGCTGCCGACGCTCCTTGGCCACCTCCTCTACCCACAACGCCCTCTCGCAAGCTTCCATCTGCTCCTGCTGCAGATTTAACAGAAATGTTTCTTCAGTACTGAGATTTTCTTTTAAACAAAAGGCAAGTATATTGCAAGTCACAGTAATGCTACAGGCAGCTAAAATCTTCAAACAGGATTCTCAATGAAGATGAGTTAACAGGTCAGATTACAGGCATTGCACTCCCAGGTTTTAATTTAGTGTTGAAAGCCAGCTTCCTAATATGTTCTACTAGTATGTGCTCACAAGAGTTGCACACATAAATAGCTTTCTCATGCGAACAGACACATCACAACCATGCAGAGGGCTCGTGCCAGATATAACCATGATTTGGAAAGTGCAGCCAAGTTTAAAAAATGCATATGTGGGTGACAGCCTGAAATAATTCCTAGTCCTGACAATGAATTTTCATTTAGGCAGATCATGAGTCATGTAAAACAAGTTGCAAAGCAAAATATATCACAAGGACGAGAAACTGAAAGTGAAGTGCCGGTGAATACACTTACTTGGCCAGAAGATTTCTCCGCCAGACTCCTAAGACTTGCCACCTCCTCCAGTAAGTTCACTATTATATCGTCTGCCTCTTGCATCTGCTTCCTAGAGAACTCAAAAGCTCTATCAGCACGTAGACGAAATACGCTGCAGTCCAAGCACATGCAGATGCCCCTGCACCCCATTGTATGCCTCTTAAGTATTCCCTTCTTTGGAGAAAGTTTCTTGGGAGAAAAGCCCCGTTTCTTCAGAAAAGAGGCGCCGCTGAAAGCGCCACTGCTAGGGGAGGGTATCTTCGGAGAAAGGCGTTGTTGTTCCAAACAAGGAGAACCCAATGGAGACGGTGTGCCCACTTTACTCAACCCTGATTCAGCATGTGCAACACAACCAGACATTCCCTCTGCTGATAAGGGTGAGCCACTAGAAGGTTCAGAAGGCTTGCTGATCATTCCCACATCAAGCAGTAGGCCACCAAGAGAAGCCACAGAATCATGTCCCTCTGGTGCACCATGTGGATCAGCTCCACCATCCACCATTACTGTTTTGATAGAACATCTTGACTCTGGGCTCTGGCATTGTTGTGCCACAGCAAGATCAGCATTGCATTGTAACTTCTTTGAGTCACATGCCTGAGGCTGATCTTTCATCAGAAACTCACCCTTATCTGATGTTAATCCACTTGACTCATCTCCATCTGCAGTCAATACTGGTTTCTCTGTTACCTCTTTCATTTCATCTGTATCACCATCCTGATGAGATACTTCAGAGACAGCAGACTGGATATCTCTGCCATTAAGTACAGAATTCTCATCTGATTTTGTTGCCTTTTCTTCAACTATCCTCTCAGCTTCAGCTACATCACTTTCCTTAGCAGAGCCATCTGAGACAGCAAGCTGACACTGTCCACCAGCCAGGACAGCATTCCTCTCTGATGTTAGCTCACCCTTGTCTGGGGATAATAGGTCCCCGTCTGAAGCCAGCACTTCTTGTGTGACTTTCTGCACTTCAGCTGTACTGACATCCAGAGAGACTTCTGCAAGTGGAACAGCAGACTGAAGCTGTACACCCTTCAAAAGATAGTTCTCATCTGGTCTTGATGATATTTCTTCTACAATTCTGTCAAGTTCAGCTTGGTAGCATGCTTCAGGAGAGCCTTCTGAGACAGAAAGATGATTTCCACTAGCCAACACATCATTTTCAGGCAATGCTAATTGCTTCTCTTCCGAGACTGTTTGAAGTTTGGCCATGTCTTCTTTCTGAGAAGAGGTTTCTGATACAGAAAGACAACAGCACACTATAAGAACAAACAACTCTAAAATAAGTGTCAGTGTGTCACAGATCATAAACAGCAAAATACAGCAATGGACTCACCATTCTGCATGAGAAATGGCAGCATCCTCTTGTAGCTAAATGAGCTTCGATGGGGAACAAACTTTGACCTCATGCAGCGGGGAAGGGACTGAAACAGGCAGAAGAATACATGATGTCAATTGTCATAACTATACAGGAAATGCAGTTAACATTGTTTAATTTACACGTGCAAATAAGAGACATAGTTTCGAGAGCTCACCGGCTTGCTGCTTCCAAGATCACCAGGTACAATCTTGGTTTCCTCTTTCACACTGTCACAGCAATCCTTTGCCTCCTGAGTTCCTTCAGCCTTCACAATAGGCGGCTCTACAAAATCCATAGGAACAGGCTTCTCATCTGATTTTGATGCCTTCTCTTCCACTGTGACTTCAACTTCAGCTACATTTCCTTCATCTGGAGTGTCTTCTGAAACAGGAGGCTGGCGCTGTCCACCGGCCGGGACAGCATTCGCGTCTGATGCAAATTCACCCTTCTCTGAAGACAGTGAGTCTCCAACTGAAGCTGACTCCTCTCCTTGTGTGGCTTTCTGCACTTCAGCTGCACTGCCATCCAGAGAAACTTCTGCAGTGGCAGACTGAATCTGTCCACTAGCCTGGACATCATTCTCATCAGATGTCATTTGCTGCTCTTCTGACAATCTTCTACACTTGGCCCTGTCTCCTTCCTGAGAGGAGATGTCTGGTACAGAAAGACAATAGCACACCATCAGAAAGCCGAACTCCAAGAGAAGCGCAGTAAGATCACAGTAAGCTGCACACAGCAGTCGACTCACCGTTCTCCATGAGAAATGGCAGCATCCTCTTGTAGCTGAACGAGCTCGGGTGATGAACAAACTTTGACCTCGTGCAGCGGGCAAGAGACTGAAACGAGCAGAACCACAGATTATCAAACTGCTATGCAGGAAATGCAATCAACCCTGCTTAATTTACAGACGCAAACAAGAGGCGTAGTAGCGTCAAGAAACTCACGGGCTTGGTGCTTGCAAGATCAACAGGGGCAACCTTGGTTTCTTCTTTGACACTGTCACAGATCTCCGTGTCTGCTCCAGCCTTCACAACAGGCGGCTCCACGGAATCAACAGGAGCAGCTCCACCTTGACTCCCATCCACGGGAGGTATCTCATCGGCCAACCCAGAGTCAGATCTGCTGAGCTCCTTGCTTGGGATGGGAACCTTGTTTTCCGAGGGCATGTCCTTGCCGCTTGAGATGTCTGAACCTGGAAGGCACATTGGGGAAATGAGGAATGAACTGCTAGCCCAAGGGCATGAACACAGAGGAGGGAAACCAAATAAGAGGTTGGCTGGTGTTACCTTTGTTGGCCATCTGGTTGAGGAAAGGGAGCAGCCGCCGGTAGCCGAAGGAGCCCGGGTCGCGCACGAGCTTGGACCGCGGCAGGATCTGATCCATTCACAAACGAAGCGAGATGAGATAGGGAACCGCACAAAGGTCGAGANNNNNNNNNNNNNNNNNNNNNNNNNNNNNNNNNNNNNNNNNNNNNNNNNNNNNNNNNNNNNNNNNNNNNNNNNNNNNNNNNNNNNNNNNNNNNNNNNNNNNNNNNNNNNNNNNNNNNNNNNNNNNNNNNNNNNNNNNNNNNNNNNNNNNNNNNNNNNNNNNNNNNNNNNNNNNNNNNNNNNNNNNNNNNNNNNNNNNNNNNNNNNNNNNNNNNNNNNNNNNNNNNNNNNNNNNNNNNNNNNNNNNNNNNNNNNNNNNNNNNNNNNNNNNNNNNNNNNNNNNNNNNNNNNNNNNNNNNNNNNNNNNNNNNNNNNNNNNNNNNNNCCCCTTCGACGAGATGGAGCAGGAGCTTGGCGTGGCGGCGGGAGGTGATGCCGCCGACCGGCGTGGCCGGGATCTGCTGGCTCGGCATGGTGGCGGTGggggcggtgggggcggcggcggcggctgcgttcGCGCGCGCCTCGGGCTCGGGAGCTGTCTGGGCGGGATTGGACGATGGGAGAGTGAGGGTTTGGGGGGGAGAAGAGGACTGGATTAGGCGGCAAAGCTGGGCTCTTTTGGCGCCAAAACGGGTTCGAGGCGGGCGGGCGGGCTGGTGAAATTGAATTCTTTCTTTTTACGGGGAAAGCCGCGTAGGCTTTTCGAAGCTTGAACGGTAAAAAAATGCGGGGTGCTCCGCGAGAGTTTATTTCTTTCTAAAAAAATAAACGAGATTGCGTTTCT
Coding sequences within:
- the LOC123077217 gene encoding uncharacterized protein (The sequence of the model RefSeq protein was modified relative to this genomic sequence to represent the inferred CDS: added 191 bases not found in genome assembly); this encodes MPSQQIPATPVGGITSRRHAKLLLHLVEGDGGAAAGGGASVKDLRLRRVVPPASATLDVSPECAAAAAKPGSVQIQSTPPEPVAAAEDRERKPILPRSKLVRDPGSFGYRRLLPFLNQMANKGSDISSGKDMPSENKVPIPSKELSRSDSGLADEIPPVDGSQGGAAPVDSVEPPVVKAGADTEICDSVKEETKVAPVDLASTKPSLARCTRSKFVHHPSSFSYKRMLPFLMENDISSQEGDRAKCRRLSEEQQMTSDENDVQASGQIQSATAEVSLDGSAAEVQKATQGEESASVGDSLSSEKGEFASDANAVPAGGQRQPPVSEDTPDEGNVAEVEVTVEEKASKSDEKPVPMDFVEPPIVKAEGTQEAKDCCDSVKEETKIVPGDLGSSKPSLPRCMRSKFVPHRSSFSYKRMLPFLMQNETSSQKEDMAKLQTVSEEKQLALPENDVLASGNHLSVSEGSPEACYQAELDRIVEEISSRPDENYLLKGVQLQSAVPLAEVSLDVSTAEVQKVTQEVLASDGDLLSPDKGELTSERNAVLAGGQCQLAVSDGSAKESDVAEAERIVEEKATKSDENSVLNGRDIQSAVSEVSHQDGDTDEMKEVTEKPVLTADGDESSGLTSDKGEFLMKDQPQACDSKKLQCNADLAVAQQCQSPESRCSIKTVMVDGGADPHGAPEGHDSVASLGGLLLDVGMISKPSEPSSGSPLSAEGMSGCVAHAESGLSKVGTPSPLGSPCLEQQRLSPKIPSPSSGAFSGASFLKKRGFSPKKLSPKKGILKRHTMGCRGICMCLDCSVFRLRADRAFEFSRKQMQEADDIIVNLLEEVASLRSLAEKSSGQQEQMEACERALWVEEVAKERRQQMLAELNSHCKIPGPRVKFAQYVEGKMATSPSSSSSRRQ